Below is a window of Allomuricauda ruestringensis DSM 13258 DNA.
AAAAGATCTTGACCGCTCACTGAGCAGGCAAATGTCCAAAGTATCTTTACTCACATCGATACCTATAAAATTCAGTTCTGTTTCCATATCTTTGGTTTAAGTGAAAAAATGATAAGCTCAACTCCTTAATAATGGGATCTGGGTCCCGAATTTCTAATTTGAGTTTATTATCAAAGCGGAAGAAATCTAAATCGAATTATAAGCTCTAAAACTTGGAGTGAATTGATAGTGTATTTCTTCCGTTTTTAAATATAATATTTCAAAGCACCAATCTAAAGGAGTGATTTTTCAAGAAAATCGAAGAAAAATTATATCGAGAATTAAAAGTTGAAATTATGACGCTCGTTCTCGATACTTTTCCAAAGGAAAAACTCGAACTGACGCTATTAAAAAATAAAACTTTCAGCCCCAATATCCTCCAGCATTTGGAATTTGGATATTGGGGCTTGATATTTGTGGTTACTACTTCAAATTAAAAGATATGGAAGCATTCCTTGATTTTCTAGCTGATATTCCCTGGTGGTCTTGGCTTCTGATTTTCCTGCTCTTGGTTGCCATTCGCGACATCTTCTTCCAAAAAGCGCATACCATCAGTCATAACTATCCCATCGTGGGTCACCTTCGGTATTGGCTGGAAAGTATAGGGCCGGAAATGCGACAATATTTTGTGGCCAACAATCGAGAAGAACTTCCCTTTAATCGTATTGAACGTAGTTGGATCTATGCTTCTGCAAAAAAGGAGAACAATTACGAAGGGTTTGGAACCGACAGGGATATCTATAAACATCAACACATCTTCATCAAAAATGCCATGATCGGGTTTCAGGTACCCGAAAACCATCCAAATAAAAGTCATCCCTATTTTTTGCCTTGCGCTAAAGTGATGGGCGCCTATAACAAACGTAAAAAACCGTATCGTCCTGCATCCATCATCAACGTTTCTGCCATGAGTTTTGGCTCGTTATCAGCTGCTGCTATTGAATCACTGAACAAAGGTGTTGAAAAATGTGGTGCTTATCACAATACAGGCGAAGGCGGACTCTCTCCCTACCACAAACAAGGGGGTGATGTAATTTTTCATTTTGGAACAGGTTATTTTGGCGTAAGGTCTCGTGATGGTGGTTTTTCTATGGACAAATTAAAAGTCTTGGTAGATGAAAATCCATGCGTCAAAGCAATAGAGATTAAACTCTCCCAAGGTGCAAAACCTGGAAAAGGAGGTGTGTTGCCAGGTTCTAAAATAACGCCTGAACTTGCTGAAATCCGAGGTGTTGAGGTAGGAAAAGATGTTATCTCCCCTCCCACCCACAAAGCTTTTTCCACGATTCCAGAGCTTTTGGAGTTTATTGAATCCATTGCAGAGGAGACCGGTTTGCCCGTAGGCATAAAAGGAGCCATTGGTAAAATTGACCAATGGGAAGAACTTGCCGATTTAATGAAAAAGACTGGAAAAGGCCCCGATTTTATCACCATTGATGGTGGTGAAGGGGGTACTGGTGCTGCTCCGCCCAGTTTTGCAGACCACGTTTCCCTGCCTTGGACCTATGGGTTTTCCAAGGTGTACAGCTTATTTATGGAGCGTGGCCTTACGGAACGAATAGTGTTTATCGGTAGTGGTAAACTGGGTTTTCCAGGAAAAGCTGCCATGGCCTTTGCCATGGGTGCCGACTGCATCAATGTAGCCCGCGAAGCCATGATGAGCATCGGTTGCATCCAAGCACAGGTTTGTCACACCAACCGTTGTCCTGCTGGTGTTGCCACCCAAAGCAAGTGGCGTCAAAGTGGTATTAATGTGCCGTTAAAATCCGATAGATTGGCGCAGTATTTTAAAACATTTAAAAAGGAGTTTTTGGAAATCACGCATGCCGCGGGTTACGAACACCCTTGTCAATTTAATATGGATGATGTGCAAGTAAATGTAGATGATGATTATCTTAGCAGCGATTTAAAGTCCGTTTATGGATACCAAAAAGAAAAGGTGAAATTTGATTCCATGCAAAATCTTTTGGATTGTGAACACTTGGGCGGAAAAACAGCATTACAAAAAAATTATAATTTAGACCCAGATATTTAAATAAACTATTGTACTACTTATGAAAAAAAAATTACCCTTAATCCTGTTTTTAATGATAGCCACCAGTGCTTTTTCCCAAAGAAAAAGCGAGCTTTTTGCAGAGATTGACACCTTGAAGACCAAAATATCCAAAGTGGAGCAGGAATTAGCAAAAGCAAAAAGAGAAATATCATCGAGTACTGCCGAAGCGGAAGCTCTCAAGGCTCAAAACGCAAGCTTGCGCGATGCCAACGCCACCCTTTTGAGCAATATGAGCAACTTCTCGGAACTATCTAAACAAAATTCGGATAACGTAGATCGTGCCATGGAAGCTTTGGCGAGAAAGGAAAGACAATTGAGCGGTATCAACGATATGATTTCTGCCAATGACTCCACTGCCATTGTGTCCCTGACCCAGATAAAAAAGACCTTGGGTGAAAATGCCAAAGTTGGTGTTGAAGCAGGTGTAATTATCATCAGCAATAGCATGAACTCACTTTTTGGATCGGATACGGCCACAGAATTGACCGAGGAAGGTAAAACTTGGTTGGCCGGCATAGCCAATGTGATCAAAACCAACCCTAATTTTAAAGCAGAAGTTGAAGGGCTTAACATTACAGGAGAATATGGCCCTACCTACGATCAAGTGGCGGCTGTCGCCTCAGCATTGGTGACTACTTTGGAAGTTCCTGCGGAAAGCATTGCAATTTCGGCCAAAGATGGTAATTTTAAGGAAGGCATCAACATTAGACTACAACCAGACTATAAAGCTTTTTATGCCAAAGCCAAAGAAAGTACCAAGGTGGGCCAATAACACTTCATTTAAAATACTTTTTGAGGTTTTGATGCGTTCTTGGTAGTGTAAAATCAATAAAAAAACCAGACTACCTTATGAGTGGAGATCAAATCCTTCAGTTATTTGCTTATTTATTACCTGCCGTTGTTACCGGTGCTGTTGCATTCTATTTCTTTAGATTGCACACCCGAAACGAAGATGGACGCAGACGATTTTTGCTTCATAAAGATTCCCAAAAGGAAACTTTACCAATTCGATTGCAGGCCTACGAGCGTATGGCTCTTTTCCTGGAGCGTATTGCCCTGAACAGCCTTGTGGTAAGGGTTGCACCAAAGGGAAAAAATAAAAGCGACTATGAAAATTTGCTTATTAAACAGATTGAAACAGAATTCGAACATAATTTATCGCAACAGATCTATATGTCCGATTCGTGCTGGAACATCATCAAAACCGCTAAAAATGCAACGATACAAATCATCCGTTCCGCTGGAATGAGTGAAACCGATTCACCGGACAAGCTTCGGGAAGATATCCTCAATCAGACTATGGAAAAGGAGTCTCCTTCCAACGCCGCTTTGGCCTTTGTAAAAAAGGAAGTTACAGACCTTTGGAAGTAATAACTTACCAATATCAAAGTCGGGAACCGAAAGATAGTGGGCAATAGCAGTTGGCAGTTGGCAGTTGGCAGTTGGCAGTAAACAAATAACAAAAGAACCGAATAACTATTCCTGCCGATCAGGCTCTAGTAAAAATAGCTTCCTCGTTCATGTGGATTTCTCAATCGATGTTTTGCATCTCATATCGGAACGCCCCATTGGCCTAATCGAAATTGAGGTGAGTGTTAATAATCTAGATGCTAACCGCTCCACGCTTTCAGAATGATAGGTTCCGGACAAATTCAAACTGAAGTATCAAGTTCAAGTTCAAACTTAAAACCAATTCCAGAACACCCAACTTCCGACTTCAGACATCCGACTTCCAACCCATCACAGTAACCCTACAACAGAGTAACCGAACAACTATTCCTGCCGATCAGGCTCTATTGGGCTCGTTTGCTCGTTCTTGTTCTTGGCATACAAATAACCGCGTTTCCACCATAAGGTCATTCGTTCCTTGTTAAAGATCAATGAATTTGTGGTAAGGACCGTTGGCGTATAGTAAAAATTGATAATCGCTCCCTTCCTATTGGCCACTAACTTGCCAATTCTGATATTCTGATTCTCGATACGGTCCAACATAAAACCGAAAATGGTGGTAATCAAATCAAATGGATTTTTAGAGGACATCCGGTTTAAATGGTTCACCTCGGTATGGAGCACCACCACATCTACCTCTGTTGCCCCACGGTTCAATGCTTCTTCAATGGGAACTAAAGTTCCCAAGCCACCATCGGCATATTCACAGCCATTTTTTTTGACCAAGCTCATAAACGGTGTGTAGTTGGACGAAATCCATATCCAATCGCAAAATTCATCGTACGTGCAATCGTTTATTGATTTGTACTCTACCTGGTTCAACGAAAGGTTGGACACCGTAACCACCACATCCATTTTACCTTTCTTCAATTCATTGAACTCTTCAATGGTAATAGATCTACGAATCAATTTTCTGAGATTCTCACTTTCTCCGAAGGTCTTTTTACCCTTAATAAAGTTTTTGATTACATTCCAATGGTTGATGGCAATTATCTCAACCCCATACTTTTTTTTAATGATGAACGGACAATTACTGAAAATACTGTCTTGATTAACGTTTGAATAGATGTTCTTGATCTTGTCCAGTTTATTCAACGCCAAATGGGAAATCAATAGGCTCCCTGTGGATGTCCCGACAAATAAATCGTAATCGTGTTTGGCTTCTTGAATTAAAAATTGGGCAACACCGCCTGCAAAGGCCCCCTTGCTACCTCCTCCCGAAATGACCAATGCCCTCATTCCCCTAAAGTTTTCTCCAAATATTGTTTTTCTTGCTGACTTAACAAAGGGTAAATACTCTTAATACGAGCCGTATTCCCCTCGGATTGCAAAAAGTCGCTCAATATTTCCCTGGCCGATTTTTTAAAGTGCCATACGTGGTGACCACAGGACTCCACCAGGTTTTTTAGCACGATATCCGTAAAACCTCCTATACTTTTTAAGTACTGAAAGGCAATCAAACGAGTCTCAAAATGATGTTCCGAACCAGTGTACCCGCTCAATTCATCAAAATAAAGTGCTTTTAAATCAGGGTTATATTCTGGTGACACCAAGGCCAGCGTCAACCAGAGTAATCGGATATTCTTATTGGAAAATCCCATGATTCCGTCCGTTTCATTGAGGTATTTGCTCCTGTTTTGGGGAAAATCGGTCCACAAGCGATATAAAGCGGCCTCCATGGTAGTATAGCTTTTATCTTTTAAAAGTCCTTCAATGTCCGTTTGAAGCTCATCCGATATTTTATTCTGTGACAGGATAACAGCCTGCCGTACTTTTAAGCCTTCAGATTTGATAATATCGCCCAAAAAGTCAGGGGAAAGCTTATCGCCGTAATCCAGAACAAGGTTTTCCTTTAGTTGGTTTGATTTTAATCTTTTCCAAGCTCGCTTTAAAATGGCCTCGGTTTTTTCAGGTTGCTCGGCTATCTTATTTTTCAGCTCAAAATAGGTTTTGATGGATACATTTTTTTCTTCCAAAAAAGCAACTACTTGATTATAAGGAAAATCAGGGTTCTCCAACCACAACTTCTCAAAATCATCAAGGTCGGTATTGAAAACCACTTCCAGTTCCTCCATCAAATAAGGAATCGTCACGTTTTTGAAAGCATATTTGTTGAGATAGTTCTGTATACCTTTTTTAAAAGCTTCCTCACCCACTTTATTTTGGAGCATTACCAAGGCCCAAGCTCCTTTTTCATAAAAAGTAAGGCTGCCTGCGTTTGGATTGCGAATCGCCTCGCCACCATCATCGCCAGAAAAACGTTGTAAGGCATTGGCCGTTTCCAACAATTGCCAATAGTAATGATCATCACCAAAAATTTCCTTCTCCGCCAAATAAGCATAAAAGGTAGCAAAGCCCTCATGTAACCAATGGTGTTCACTGCTGGTTTCGGTCACTAAGTTACCAAACCATTGGTGGGCCAACTCGTGCGCATTCACATTCACATAGTTTTTGTCAACAAAGGCAGTTGAATCTATCACATACTGGTTGGAAAATATGGTACAAGTGGTGTTTTCCATTCCCGCATACAGAAAATCCTGAACGGGAACCTGTTTGTAGTTCTGCCAAGGATAAGCAACACCTATTTCGTTCTCCAAAAAGTCAAAAATGTGTTTGGTGTACCGGTATGTAGGCTCCACTTTTAAAAAATCCGTAGGCTCATAATATAGTTCAATAGGGACTCCTGATGATGATTCAACC
It encodes the following:
- a CDS encoding FMN-binding glutamate synthase family protein codes for the protein MEAFLDFLADIPWWSWLLIFLLLVAIRDIFFQKAHTISHNYPIVGHLRYWLESIGPEMRQYFVANNREELPFNRIERSWIYASAKKENNYEGFGTDRDIYKHQHIFIKNAMIGFQVPENHPNKSHPYFLPCAKVMGAYNKRKKPYRPASIINVSAMSFGSLSAAAIESLNKGVEKCGAYHNTGEGGLSPYHKQGGDVIFHFGTGYFGVRSRDGGFSMDKLKVLVDENPCVKAIEIKLSQGAKPGKGGVLPGSKITPELAEIRGVEVGKDVISPPTHKAFSTIPELLEFIESIAEETGLPVGIKGAIGKIDQWEELADLMKKTGKGPDFITIDGGEGGTGAAPPSFADHVSLPWTYGFSKVYSLFMERGLTERIVFIGSGKLGFPGKAAMAFAMGADCINVAREAMMSIGCIQAQVCHTNRCPAGVATQSKWRQSGINVPLKSDRLAQYFKTFKKEFLEITHAAGYEHPCQFNMDDVQVNVDDDYLSSDLKSVYGYQKEKVKFDSMQNLLDCEHLGGKTALQKNYNLDPDI
- a CDS encoding patatin-like phospholipase family protein → MRALVISGGGSKGAFAGGVAQFLIQEAKHDYDLFVGTSTGSLLISHLALNKLDKIKNIYSNVNQDSIFSNCPFIIKKKYGVEIIAINHWNVIKNFIKGKKTFGESENLRKLIRRSITIEEFNELKKGKMDVVVTVSNLSLNQVEYKSINDCTYDEFCDWIWISSNYTPFMSLVKKNGCEYADGGLGTLVPIEEALNRGATEVDVVVLHTEVNHLNRMSSKNPFDLITTIFGFMLDRIENQNIRIGKLVANRKGAIINFYYTPTVLTTNSLIFNKERMTLWWKRGYLYAKNKNEQTSPIEPDRQE
- a CDS encoding M1 family metallopeptidase: MKLSPILVFFLFAQLLSAQIQDKVDFVRAEVLIEPTPFENRIKGSVAYQYNVIEVVDSIYLDAVNLDFSSVFLDDAKIDYDYNGRKIIIKKKMAKGDTHKLKLDYVAKPKQTVYFLGWHDTVKNNEQVWTQGQGKYTSHWLPSFDDMTEKVEFDLDILLRQDYTVIANGKLVKKDTLPDSLGYSWQFDMKKPMSSYLVGFAIGDYNKKTVESSSGVPIELYYEPTDFLKVEPTYRYTKHIFDFLENEIGVAYPWQNYKQVPVQDFLYAGMENTTCTIFSNQYVIDSTAFVDKNYVNVNAHELAHQWFGNLVTETSSEHHWLHEGFATFYAYLAEKEIFGDDHYYWQLLETANALQRFSGDDGGEAIRNPNAGSLTFYEKGAWALVMLQNKVGEEAFKKGIQNYLNKYAFKNVTIPYLMEELEVVFNTDLDDFEKLWLENPDFPYNQVVAFLEEKNVSIKTYFELKNKIAEQPEKTEAILKRAWKRLKSNQLKENLVLDYGDKLSPDFLGDIIKSEGLKVRQAVILSQNKISDELQTDIEGLLKDKSYTTMEAALYRLWTDFPQNRSKYLNETDGIMGFSNKNIRLLWLTLALVSPEYNPDLKALYFDELSGYTGSEHHFETRLIAFQYLKSIGGFTDIVLKNLVESCGHHVWHFKKSAREILSDFLQSEGNTARIKSIYPLLSQQEKQYLEKTLGE